From one Peromyscus maniculatus bairdii isolate BWxNUB_F1_BW_parent chromosome 17, HU_Pman_BW_mat_3.1, whole genome shotgun sequence genomic stretch:
- the Erich1 gene encoding glutamate-rich protein 1 isoform X4, whose translation MHPEHPDAPKMSKNKRRKLKKKLQLRRKRAAGLVKAFGITFLYQPESSSEADGERGEAEGDQQGSVSGPTQEDIELANSKTDSLLSFLKSTQEIYFYDDTSKDIDPAVCVETTEELLSLLESRSMPPSDVLILDHMKTLLLLQDTERLQSALKMFPEHCMMPPDHARVISAFFNYWITHILPEQKASE comes from the exons ATGCATCCAGAGCATCCGGATGCCCCCAAGATGAGcaaaaacaagagaaggaagcTGAAAAAGAAGCTgcagctgaggaggaagagagcgGCCGGCTTAGTCAAGGCCTTCGGGATCACCTTCCTGTACCAGCCTGAGAGCAGCAGCGAGGCAGACGGTGAGAGAGGAGAGGCCGAGGGTGACCAGCAGGGCTCCGTCTCAGGCCCCACCCAGGAAGACATCGAACTCGCCAACAGTAAGACAGACAGCCTCCTGAGTTTCCTCAAGTCAAcacaagaaatttatttttatgatg ATACTTCCAAAGACATCGATCCAGCTGTGTGTGTAGAAACCACAGAAGAGCTGCTGAGCCTCCTTGAGTCTCGGAGCATGCCTCCCTCGGATGTGCTCATTTTGGACCACATGAAAACTCTGCTGCTCCTGCAGGACACTGAGAGGCTGCAGAGCGCTCTGAAGATGTTCCCAGAGCACTGCATGATGCCTCCTG ACCATGCCAGAGTAATCTCAGCTTTCTTTAATTATTGGATCACACATATTCTTCCTGAACAAAAAGCCAGTGAATAA